The nucleotide sequence GAGCTCGTCATCGGCACACCGTCGGAGGAAGAACTGCCCGCGGTCGAGGTGTGTTTGCCGGTGCCCGGGCGCGTGCTGTCGACCGAACTCGGGTTGCTGGTGGAGACCTCGGTCGAGCCGGCGGACGCGCCGCGGGAACCGCGCGGCACATGGGAGGTCGAGCTCGACCCGGAGGTCGCAGCGTCCGGGCTGGTGCTGCGGAACCGCCGGCCCGGCGACCGCCTGAACCTTCCGGGTGTGCGCGGCGGGCGCAAGGTATCGGACGTGCTCACGGACGCGAAGGTACCGCGCTGGGAACGGGGCCGCGTCGGCGTCATCGCGGCGCCGAGCGGGGAGGTGCTGTGGGTCATCGGGCACCGGGCGGCCGCCCGGGCACGGCCGCGGGTGGGCTCAAAGCGGCGGGTGCGGGTTCGCGCGTGGCCGTTGATCGCATCCAACGGCTGAGCGGAGACCGCGCCGGCCGGATGCTATACTGATCGCGCCGGCCGCGTCTTCCGGTGGGACCGGGCGATCGAGGAGGTCGGTTCGTGGCCAACCGCTACGTGCGAAGCCTGATGGTATGGGCACTGGTCATCACCGTGGTGATGTTCGTGCTGGTGCCCATGTACCGGAGCACGCGGAACGTCCCCCGCCAGGTGGACTTCAGCGAGTTTCTCACCATGGTCGAATCCGGCCAGGTCGCCGGCAGGGTCGTGTTCAACGAGGACGCCAGCACGATCACAGGCCAGCGCAAGGACGGTCAGCCGTTCCGCACCACGTACTCGAAGGAGACCACCGCGCAGGTGCAGGCGCTGTTGCGCGAGAAGGGGATCCCGTTCGGGGTCGAAGCATCCGCCCGCAACTCGCCCTGGCCGAACCTGTTGAGCACCTTCCTCCCGCTCATCTTGATCATCGGCCTGTGGTTTCTGATGATCCGCCAGGCCCAGTCCGGCAGCAACCAGGCGATGTCGTTCGGCAAGAGCCGCGCCCGGCTCCACCAGGAGTCCAAGACGAAGGTGACGTTCGACGACGTCGCCGGCTGCGACGAGGCCAAGGAGGAACTGCAGGAGATCATCGAGTTCCTCAAGCACCCGAAGAAATTCCAGGCGCTGGGCGCGAAGATCCCGCGGGGCGTGCTCCTGGTCGGACCGCCGGGATCGGGCAAGACGCTGCTGGCCAAAGCGGTGGCCGGAGAGGCCGGTGTGCCGTTCTTCTCCATCTCCGGTTCGGAGTTCGTCGAGATGTTCGTCGGGGTCGGCGCGTCGAGGGTCCGGGATCTGTTCGAGCAGGCGAAGAAGAGCGCGCCGTGCCTGTTGTTCATCGACGAGATCGACGCCGTCGGTCGGCAGCGGGGCGCGGGTCTGGGTGGCGGCCACGACGAGCGCGAGCAGACGCTCAATCAGTTGCTGGTCGAGATGGATGGCTTCGACCCCAACGCCGGCATCATCGTGATCGCGGCGACGAACCGTCCGGACATCCTCGACCCGGCGCTGCTGCGGCCCGGCCGCTTCGACCGGCGCGTGGTGGTCGACAACCCGGACACCAAGGGGCGCAAGGCCATCCTGGAGGTGCACCTGCGCGGCAAGCCGCTGGCCGAGGACGTCAACGTGGACGTGTTGGCCAAGCGCACCCCGGGGTTCTCGGGCGCGGATCTGGCGAACCTGGTGAACGAAGCCGCGCTGCTCGCGGCGCGGCGCAACAAGCGCCGCATCACGATGGCCGAGTTCGACGAGGCGGTGGAGCGCGTCATCGCCGGCCCGCAGCGGCGCAGCCGGGTGCTGTCCCAGAAGGAGCGCGAGCTGGTGGCGTTCCACGAGGCCGGGCACGCGATCCTGCGCAAGCTGCTCCCGCACGCCGACCCGCCGCACAAGGTCACGATCGTCTCGCGCGGCATGGCGCTGGGATACGTCATGGGCATGCCGCCGGAGGATCGCTACACGCGTACGCGCGCAGAGCTGCTGGACGAGATCACGGTCGCGATGGGCGGCCGCGTGGCAGAGGATCTGGTGTTCGGCGAGGTGACGACGGGCGCCGAGAACGACTTCGAGCAGGCCACCGACATGGCGCGCCGCATGGTCACCGACTTCGGCATGTCCGAGAAGCTCGGTCCGATGTCGCTGGGCAAGCGGCACGGTCCGGTGTTTTTGGGGCGCGACCTGGTGGAGAGCCGGAACTACAGTGAGGAAGTGGCCTACGAGATCGACAAGGAAGTGCGGCGGATCATCGACGAGTGCTACGGCCGCGCCCGCCGGATCATCGAGAGCAACCGCGACAAGCTCGAGCTCGTCGCACGGGCCCTGCTGGACAAGGAGACGCTGGATGGGGAGGAACTCGAGCGTCTGCTGAGCGGTCGCCCGCTGGACGAGCCGGTGGAGGAACGGCCAGAAGCCGCTCCCGCGCCGACCGCCGCCCCGTCCGTGGCCGCGCCCGCGGCCCCGCTGCGCCCCAAGCCGGAAGCTGGGTAGGGCGGCGGGAGGGGACCTCGTGAGCACCCGCCAGTTGACCTACGGGGCGATCTTCGCGGCGCTATACGTCGTCATCGGGCAGTTCGTGACGCAGTACCTGCCCAACCCGATGATCCCGGGGGCCGTGATCGCGCTGAACATGACCGTCGTCGTGATCGCGGGCATTCTGTTCGGTCCGGCCGTCGGGGGGATGGTCGGCCTGGTCGGGACAGCCGTCAACTTCGTCCTCACGCCGACCGCGGCCAAACCGTTCGAGGGCTGGGCCATCCTGCCCCACACCGCGATGGGCGCGGCCGCTGGCCTGGCCCGCAACGCACACCCGGTGCTCGCCTCCCTCACGATCCTCGTGGGTCACGCGCTCAACGTGCTGTTCTACGTCGCGACTGGGCTGCTGCCCCTCCGCGACGTGATCGTCGCGGGATTCGTTGTGGGCCTGGGATTCGAGACGATCGTCGACGTCGGCGTGATCGTCGCGGCCGTCTACCTGCTGCGGCCGTGGCTGCAGCCGCGCGGCTAGCGTTGCGCTGTACCGTCCGCTGTGAGAGACTGGGTCGTGACCGCGGGCTGTCTATGGGTTTGCGCCCGCGAGCAGGTCCGCCGAACGGAGGACGCGGATCCCCAACCGTTCCCACTCCCGCCGCTTGTCCGCCACCTGATCGGGGAAGACGGGCCGCGCCGCGTCCTCCACGACCGTGACGGCGAACCCCGCACGGGACGCGTCGACCGCGGTGGCGTGGACGCAGTAATCAGTGGCCAGTCCGCAGATGTACACCTCTTCGGTGCCCAGCGCGGTCAGCAGACCCGCGAGCCCCGTCCCCTGGAAGCCGGAGTACGCTTCCTCATCGGGACGCGTGGCCTTCCGCACGATGTGCGTGATCGGCTCGCGGCGCAACGCGGGGTGGAAGTCGGCTCCGGGTGTGCCCTGGACGCAGTGCGCAGGCCACGGTCCGCCGCGGTTCTCGAAGGAGACGTGGTCTGCCGGGTGCCAGTCCTGGGTCGCGACGACCGGCCGACCGGCCCGCTGGAACCGCGACGCCAGCTCGTTCACGATCGGCACGATGCGGTCCCCCTCGGCGACGGCCAGCGCACCCCCGGGGCAGAAGTCGTTCTGCAGATCGACAACGATCAAAGCCGCCCGTTCCACCCTCGGCCTCCTGCGGTTCGCGTCGTGTGCAACGGGGTCGACCTTCGCTCCGGCTATAGTATACTTCGCCTGACCGGTGCTTGCGACCGGAGTCTCGTCGATCTCACTGCGGGACCACCGGTTTGCTCGGAGGTGAGGCATTGGCAAGGGCACGCGACATCCTCCCCATGCGCCCGGTGATCGTGTACGTCGTGGCGGTCGTCGTCTTGGGGCTGCTGCTGGCGGCCTGGCAGTACCGATACGAGCAGGCCCGACGCCCTCCTTCGCCGGACGTCATCGTGCGCAACCTGACGGAGTCGTTCGTCGGCGAGGACACCGTGAAGGCGGTTCGCCTGGAAGGGACGACCGCGGAGATGGAGATCTCGATGGACGGTGTCCGCGCGCTGCCCGCCGACCGCGCCCAGTGGCGGCAGTTCTTCACCGACGTCACGGATGTGGCGGCCGAGCGGCTGTTCCAGCCGCCTCCGCAGCTGGACGATGCGGTGGTGCGGTCCCTGCAGACCGTGGTCATCCGGTACACGCTGCAAGGGCGCGAGGTCGCGCGCGGCACGAAGACCCGAGGCGCCCAGCAGGCCACCGTGACGATGCCGCAGCCGTAGCTTCGGCCGTGTACGTGCTCAACTTCTACTCGACCGTGTTCGCCGAGCAGATCCGGCAGGGGCGCAAGACCGCCACAATCCGACTGGGGGACAAGCGTGGCAAGTATGAGGCGGGGACGCTGGTGTGGGTCACCGTCGGTCGGCGGTTCGGGGAGCGGCAGAAGATCTTCACTGCCGTCATCGATCGTGTCGAGCTCAAGCAGATCCGCGATCTGTCCCCGCGGGAGATCGAGCGAGACCACCCCGAACTGCGGCGGCACGAGGAGCTGATCGAGTTCCTCGCTTCTATCTATGAGCGGCCGGTGGGCATGGACGACTGGGTCACGGTCGTGCACTTCTCGCGGGTCCGAGAATCCAACCACGCCGTCAGGGAGCCGTAGTCGCCTCGCGCGCTCCGACCGCCGGCTTTCGGGGGTCGGAGCGGACGAACTCCGGCGGGACGGCCTCGGCCAGATAGACCTCGGGGCTGCCCGCATAGAACCGCACGCCGGCGTCGTGCGCGCGCCGGGCGTGGATCGTCAGTACAACCGGCTCGGTACCGTGCCGCCGGGCCGCCTCCAGAGCCTGGGCGGGCGTGAGCGAGAGGTGGACGAACCGGCGGCCCTGCGGACGCAGCCCCTCTTTGAGGACCGCCGCCAGCCGATCCCGTGTGGTCCCGTGGTACAACCACTCCGGCGGGCGCACGGGCTCCGACGGGGGCTCGACGTCCACGCTGTGCCCGTAGCGCGCGCGGACACGGCCCTCGCGGAGTTCGAAGCGGCGGCGTCCGGGCAGGGCCAGGACGGCCTCCAGGTCCGCTGCGGTCACCGTCTCCCATCCGCGCTGCGTCCGCACCGCCTCGAGCAGGGCATCGAGCGGGACCCAACCGTGGCGGTCCAAGGCCAGCCCGACCGTCTCCGGTCGGTGCCGCAGGATCAGCGAAAGCAGGCGGCTCAGCCGCTCGGCGCGGTGGCGGTTGTGCACGGTCCGAGGACTCCGGTGAAACGCGAGGACGACCACCCGTATGATACAGGAGCGAAGGCCGGCTGCGGAGGATGGCCGGCCCAGACGGGAGACGGGCGGTGGGACCCAGCAAGCGGATGGCGACCGGCGGTGTGCCGCGGCAGGAGATGCTGGTCGAGTGCGTCCCGAACATCAGCGAGGGCCGTCGGCCGCAGACGATCGCCACCATCGCCGACGCCATCACCGCCACGCCCGGCGTCCGGCTGCTCGACGTCAGCGCCGATGCGTCTCACAATCGCTCGGTGTTCACGTTCGTGGGTCCGCCCGAACCCGTAGTGGACGCTGCGCTGGCGGCGGCGGACGTCGCGGTACGGGCGGTGGACATGCGGACGCACCGTGGCCGCCACCCGCGGATCGGGGCCGTGGACGTCGTCCCGTTCGTACCCCTGCGGGGCGTCGACATGGAGACCTGCGTCGCCCTCAGCCGCTGCTTCGCCCGTGCGCTGTGGGCGCGCCACCGCATCCCGGTGTACTTCTACGGGTACTCGGCGCTGCGCCCGAAACGGCGTTGGCTTCCCAACATCCGGCGGGGCCAGTACGAGGCGCTGAGGACGGAGATCGTCCGTCCGGAGCGGCACCCCGACGTGGGAAAACCCGAGCTGCACCCCACGGCCGGTGCGACCGCCACCGGGGCCCGTGGCTTACTCGTCGCCTGGAACGTCAACATCGTCCCCGCGCGCACGGACGTCGCGC is from Armatimonadota bacterium and encodes:
- the ftsH gene encoding ATP-dependent zinc metalloprotease FtsH, with the protein product MVWALVITVVMFVLVPMYRSTRNVPRQVDFSEFLTMVESGQVAGRVVFNEDASTITGQRKDGQPFRTTYSKETTAQVQALLREKGIPFGVEASARNSPWPNLLSTFLPLILIIGLWFLMIRQAQSGSNQAMSFGKSRARLHQESKTKVTFDDVAGCDEAKEELQEIIEFLKHPKKFQALGAKIPRGVLLVGPPGSGKTLLAKAVAGEAGVPFFSISGSEFVEMFVGVGASRVRDLFEQAKKSAPCLLFIDEIDAVGRQRGAGLGGGHDEREQTLNQLLVEMDGFDPNAGIIVIAATNRPDILDPALLRPGRFDRRVVVDNPDTKGRKAILEVHLRGKPLAEDVNVDVLAKRTPGFSGADLANLVNEAALLAARRNKRRITMAEFDEAVERVIAGPQRRSRVLSQKERELVAFHEAGHAILRKLLPHADPPHKVTIVSRGMALGYVMGMPPEDRYTRTRAELLDEITVAMGGRVAEDLVFGEVTTGAENDFEQATDMARRMVTDFGMSEKLGPMSLGKRHGPVFLGRDLVESRNYSEEVAYEIDKEVRRIIDECYGRARRIIESNRDKLELVARALLDKETLDGEELERLLSGRPLDEPVEERPEAAPAPTAAPSVAAPAAPLRPKPEAG
- a CDS encoding ECF transporter S component, which gives rise to MSTRQLTYGAIFAALYVVIGQFVTQYLPNPMIPGAVIALNMTVVVIAGILFGPAVGGMVGLVGTAVNFVLTPTAAKPFEGWAILPHTAMGAAAGLARNAHPVLASLTILVGHALNVLFYVATGLLPLRDVIVAGFVVGLGFETIVDVGVIVAAVYLLRPWLQPRG
- a CDS encoding isochorismatase family protein, with amino-acid sequence MERAALIVVDLQNDFCPGGALAVAEGDRIVPIVNELASRFQRAGRPVVATQDWHPADHVSFENRGGPWPAHCVQGTPGADFHPALRREPITHIVRKATRPDEEAYSGFQGTGLAGLLTALGTEEVYICGLATDYCVHATAVDASRAGFAVTVVEDAARPVFPDQVADKRREWERLGIRVLRSADLLAGANP
- a CDS encoding ASCH domain-containing protein translates to MYVLNFYSTVFAEQIRQGRKTATIRLGDKRGKYEAGTLVWVTVGRRFGERQKIFTAVIDRVELKQIRDLSPREIERDHPELRRHEELIEFLASIYERPVGMDDWVTVVHFSRVRESNHAVREP
- a CDS encoding RNA 2'-phosphotransferase; its protein translation is MHNRHRAERLSRLLSLILRHRPETVGLALDRHGWVPLDALLEAVRTQRGWETVTAADLEAVLALPGRRRFELREGRVRARYGHSVDVEPPSEPVRPPEWLYHGTTRDRLAAVLKEGLRPQGRRFVHLSLTPAQALEAARRHGTEPVVLTIHARRAHDAGVRFYAGSPEVYLAEAVPPEFVRSDPRKPAVGAREATTAP
- the ftcD gene encoding glutamate formimidoyltransferase, which translates into the protein MGPSKRMATGGVPRQEMLVECVPNISEGRRPQTIATIADAITATPGVRLLDVSADASHNRSVFTFVGPPEPVVDAALAAADVAVRAVDMRTHRGRHPRIGAVDVVPFVPLRGVDMETCVALSRCFARALWARHRIPVYFYGYSALRPKRRWLPNIRRGQYEALRTEIVRPERHPDVGKPELHPTAGATATGARGLLVAWNVNIVPARTDVAREIARRIRQSSGGFEGLQAMGVDLAERGVAQISMNVLDYRRAPLHRVFEAIRTEAAARGVEVAGSEFIGLVPMEALLGAAHRHLATQGLPEPSLADVGALVEAAAKFLRATNLDRLRVLEVRLEEAAGASRE